In one Candidatus Nomurabacteria bacterium genomic region, the following are encoded:
- a CDS encoding DUF2236 domain-containing protein, translated as MAHPRYGIQASESERQFLIVDRHGDPVVNDRGEELIGAPLDGDSIVKRKFGKVAYGTQIGIGIEQLLHPQIGAAVEHTEKFWKNPYNRVAVSMDPIMAVVYADDPYAAGDRVRQFHERINGKDYMGRKFNALDPEAFYWAHETFRRGVQNLAEQYSLESFTDADREQLQLESATWFSYYGMPMNMVPADYGANLEYRKYMIDNVLEMNPSAERAINLALDRTPPRPESVPKAAWPLAKLALMPVTELMSLLTIGELPADIRTKFGIPFTKDNQKRLNELRNIIKTFEGPLPDPLQYLTVYDAVKRDRGGEHKNMVDHVTHTGIAAGKEVVKRIVFPVFKKAQQSAESIRSFVAA; from the coding sequence ATGGCACATCCAAGGTACGGTATACAAGCAAGCGAATCAGAACGACAATTCCTGATTGTGGACCGCCATGGAGATCCAGTCGTTAACGACAGAGGTGAGGAGCTTATCGGCGCCCCATTGGACGGCGACTCTATCGTAAAACGTAAATTTGGCAAAGTTGCCTATGGTACTCAAATCGGCATAGGTATAGAGCAATTGCTGCATCCTCAAATTGGAGCGGCGGTTGAACATACAGAGAAATTTTGGAAGAATCCGTATAACCGCGTTGCCGTGTCGATGGACCCTATTATGGCCGTTGTGTATGCCGACGATCCTTATGCTGCCGGCGATCGCGTACGACAGTTTCACGAGCGTATTAACGGCAAGGACTATATGGGCCGTAAATTTAACGCGTTGGATCCAGAGGCCTTTTACTGGGCTCATGAGACGTTCCGGCGTGGTGTCCAAAATCTTGCCGAACAGTATAGCTTGGAAAGCTTTACCGACGCTGATCGTGAACAACTACAGCTTGAATCGGCGACATGGTTCAGTTATTACGGCATGCCTATGAACATGGTGCCGGCGGACTACGGGGCAAATTTGGAATACCGTAAATACATGATCGACAACGTATTAGAAATGAATCCTAGTGCAGAGCGAGCAATTAATTTAGCGCTAGATCGTACTCCACCGCGACCAGAGTCTGTGCCGAAAGCCGCATGGCCTCTTGCTAAGTTGGCCTTGATGCCAGTTACTGAATTAATGAGTTTGCTAACGATTGGCGAATTACCAGCAGACATCAGGACTAAATTCGGCATCCCATTCACGAAAGACAACCAGAAAAGGCTAAATGAGCTTCGAAATATCATCAAGACATTCGAGGGTCCGCTGCCTGACCCGCTTCAGTATTTGACAGTATACGACGCGGTAAAGCGCGATCGTGGCGGTGAACATAAGAATATGGTCGATCACGTGACTCATACAGGTATAGCCGCCGGCAAGGAAGTTGTGAAAAGGATCGTCTTCCCTGTATTTAAAAAAGCTCAGCAGTCCGCAGAATCAATACGATCGTTTGTAGCTGCGTAA
- the tmk gene encoding dTMP kinase, translating into MKAPEKVGKYVVIEGHDGTGKTSQVNKVRKLLASQGIASVELSEPAKDPADGETDEVLIADAIRTILKNGSLTRDATTNLFLFSAARHELWHQKAIPALKLGKWVVAARNYYSTLAYQGYGEGLDLELIHNMTATATDNHYMNPDIAIILDLDDEEVRLKRIEARGELENPDTFESKGGDFQQRVKDAYINIASTYKIPIVSASGSITEVTDEIWSIVEPRI; encoded by the coding sequence ATGAAAGCTCCAGAAAAAGTTGGAAAATACGTCGTCATTGAAGGTCATGACGGCACGGGCAAAACGTCACAGGTAAATAAGGTGAGAAAGCTGCTCGCATCACAAGGCATTGCGTCCGTTGAACTTTCTGAGCCAGCCAAAGACCCTGCAGACGGAGAAACTGACGAGGTGTTGATTGCGGATGCTATCCGAACCATTCTGAAAAATGGCTCCCTGACACGTGACGCAACCACAAACTTATTTCTTTTTAGCGCAGCCAGGCATGAGTTATGGCACCAAAAAGCAATTCCCGCTCTTAAACTAGGTAAATGGGTAGTAGCTGCGCGCAATTACTATTCCACGCTCGCATATCAGGGATACGGAGAAGGGCTAGATCTTGAACTTATTCATAATATGACCGCTACCGCTACGGACAATCATTACATGAACCCTGATATCGCCATCATACTCGACCTTGACGACGAGGAAGTACGACTCAAAAGAATTGAAGCTCGAGGCGAGCTTGAAAACCCCGACACTTTCGAGAGCAAAGGAGGTGACTTTCAACAGCGAGTTAAGGATGCCTATATAAATATAGCGAGTACTTATAAAATCCCAATCGTATCCGCTTCCGGAAGCATAACTGAAGTTACCGATGAAATCTGGAGCATCGTAGAGCCTCGAATATAG
- a CDS encoding deoxycytidine triphosphate deaminase, with the protein MNDRVIGYGTFSDVELKVALGLGHIVCDPEPRKINGSSIDVTLGHYFYHAGTARQLGGIFNPFDKDDVDRYFGEAKKALPLAEVRKKIGKEILLLIKDGRLSREEGSARYDRFEGLDQLDGIPEDHPVVILRPGERILGHTNEFIGIKPPGTTSMQSRSTTGRFGVAACFCAGWGDPGYINRWTMEINNLNENEYVPIPVGYRIAQIVFSMTGPVDIEYSKATGKYQATSYDDLAEIKRLWTPEQMLPRAYKDEIVLPPVPEGINPNYL; encoded by the coding sequence ATGAACGACCGAGTCATTGGCTACGGCACATTTAGCGACGTTGAACTCAAGGTAGCACTAGGGCTGGGTCACATCGTCTGCGATCCTGAACCACGCAAAATCAACGGATCTAGTATAGACGTGACCCTCGGACACTACTTTTATCATGCAGGAACCGCTCGACAGCTCGGCGGCATCTTTAATCCGTTCGACAAAGACGACGTCGATCGTTACTTTGGCGAAGCCAAAAAAGCCTTGCCACTTGCTGAAGTGCGCAAGAAAATTGGCAAGGAAATTTTGCTACTCATCAAGGACGGTCGGCTCAGCCGCGAAGAGGGCAGCGCTCGTTACGACAGATTTGAAGGGCTTGATCAGCTCGATGGCATCCCCGAGGATCACCCGGTAGTCATCCTTCGTCCCGGCGAACGCATACTTGGCCACACTAATGAGTTTATCGGCATTAAACCGCCAGGAACCACCAGCATGCAATCGCGCAGCACAACCGGCCGCTTTGGCGTGGCTGCCTGCTTTTGTGCCGGCTGGGGAGACCCTGGCTACATAAACCGCTGGACCATGGAAATCAACAATCTCAATGAAAACGAATATGTACCCATACCGGTTGGTTATCGCATAGCCCAAATCGTATTCTCTATGACCGGACCGGTCGACATCGAATATTCAAAAGCTACGGGTAAATACCAGGCAACTAGTTACGACGACCTGGCCGAGATCAAACGCCTGTGGACTCCTGAACAGATGCTCCCGCGCGCCTACAAGGACGAAATCGTATTGCCACCCGTACCCGAAGGTATAAATCCGAATTACCTATAG